Genomic window (Bacillus vallismortis):
AAAACGCTGGCAAATTCTCTTTAATTCGGCCATACATTTGCTTAACGTCATCAAAGTTTTCATAAATGACACTCGCTTTCGCTAAAGCACCATCTGTGTACTTCACTTTATCTATCAGCTCTATGTCAATCCCGCTTGCAGCCTTTACAAAACCGTTCAAGCCGTCTTTTTTATAGTCACCCTTATATTTTTGAAGGAATTCTTGAATCGCTCTCACGTCTTCATCAGGGATCCCATCCATAATGTTTCGGATGCCTTCTACACTTGTATTTGTATCTGCCATCTTCACATCGCCGAATGTAATGAAGTCCGCCTTGCCGCTCGCACCGTACAGCGGGTCATCTTTTGAGATGCGCTGAGTGATATTTGCTGTTACGCCTTTGTCTTTGTAGTATTTTTGGATCTCTTTTTTTAGCTTTTCTGGTGGGATCTCATTAATATCTTTTAAGCGTCTAATATGAAATTTATGCATTATCGTATCTCTCAAATTTAAATCAGTTGCTAAAAGGTGATCAACGCTTATTTGAGCTCCGTTAACTCCATATACTTCATCAAATTCTCCATCAATTAATTGAACCATCACCTGATTATTATTAGCCAGTGAGTGACCCATAGCAAAGGTCTTTAAATCATTAGAGTCATTTGTTTCTTTTTTTGCATTTCTTGTAAACTCTTTTGTCGCTTGATACTGGCTGTCATCCATCCCTAAAAAGAGACCAAAAAAATTGTATGACCAGTCCTCGTTATCAGCACTGCCCTCTGAAATAATATGAAGCTGATTAATGTGTTGTTTATCGTCCTTAATATAAATAGCTGTACCATCATATCCGGACTCTCTAATTGATGTATCTACTTTTGAATTTTTTTTAATAAGTTCATTAGATGTGTATATTTCCACATTTTTTGGAAGATCTTTATGTGTTTCTTCTTTGTATATTCGGCGCACATCGGCTTCAAAATCTGTTTTAGCTTTCTTTATTTCACTTTCTTTATCAGAAGCAAATCTTTCTTTATAATCGTACTCTAAGTTAATTAAACGCAGTTTTACATTTTCATTTTCAAATATATTCTTATGTTCCATTTCTTCTATTTCTCCTTTTTAACTTTTAAAAAGGTAATAGAGTCTATTATTTTTTGAACTTTTTTTCTGGCATCTTCTTCTTTTAGTGAACAAGACTCTTTATCTTTATAGCAGGCAAATCGAAAAGAATACTCTATCCCCAGATAATCCTCTTTTGTCGATTTAACATAACCAAAAAATCTATAAGAAAAATTATTCTTTCCCTCTACATCATCAAAAACACTTTTCTTTTGAGCAGAATATACAATTTTGTCAGATAGCTCTCTTTCTTCGTATTTTCCTTTATAACTATTTCTACCGCTTACAATATCCAGCATTGTATCCTTGTCATTTGCAAAACTTTTGTCTTGATGATAATCCAGTTGACCATCATATTGAATGTCAGTTTTTTTATTAAAACTATCAAATACTATTGTTTCTTCATTTTCTCCTGTACTCGAAAGATCAGGTGCGTACTCCCCATCCTCCGGAAACAACATCCTAAATCCTTTCAGCTTTGACTCAAGCAAATAATACCCTGGCTCCTCTTCTTTCGTTGACACCATGTACTCTCTCGTTTTTTCGTCCTGAAATGCCGGAACTTGCGGCAAGTCTTTTGGATCCATGTCTTTTGGTTTTACGACTTCCGTTTTATTATCATTTGTGCTGTTTTTTTCATTGTCGTTCATACTGCATCCTCCTGTCAGAGCAAGTAATAAGCTAAAACAAATAAATAGGATCTTTTTCATTACGAACCTCCACGGATTTTTAAGCTGATTTATCAAAATCATACTAATGACCCTGTCAAAAAGTGATTATTTTATCCTTGTTCATGTTACAACATGGAATAAATTTGATAAATAGGGAATTGGACTTGGTTTACACTAATAAACATAAGGGAGGACTTAAGAAATAGGCTAAATAACTCACATACCAAAAGACCACTGTTTTCCCTCGGCAATCTTAGACAGTCATTACTGTCCTTTTTTCAAAAACATCTTTGAGATAAACAAACCTTTGACCACTAACAGGATCACAAAACAATCACAATGGAACAGCCACGACAAAACTGTTTTAGCCCCTTTTGTAGTTACCCTAATACTATCGAAAAAAGTTTCGGGTAGGTGAACACGCGCATATCGGGAATCTTCAACTATCTTCTAATATTTAATACATCAGTGTTTGTATTTTTTTACACATCGCAAAAGATAACAGAGTTTAATATTTTTCTAACCTTTTCTTCATTGTCTTTTGAATTTTGTTTACAGGCCTGAGCATTTGCAGAACAGCTAAACATAAAAGAGTATTCCATCCCTAAATAATCTTGTTTTTTTGATTTTATATAACCAAGATAGATATAAGATGGTTTTTCTTCGTTGTCAAAGTTTTCTTGTTTTAAAGCAAAATAAATATCCTTATCCTTTGCTTCTAATTTTTCAAAATTACCTTTGTATTCACTTTTACCGCTAACGATATCCAACATAGTCTCCGGATCGTTTATAAATGATTCATTTTGATAAAACTTTACTGAAGCATTCATTACTATATTCGTTTCTTTATTCATACTGTCAAAAAATAGTGACTCGTTTTTCTTTGAAGTTTCAGAGTCTGAGTACTCCCCATCCTCCGGAAACCACATCCTAAACCCTTTCAGCTTAGATTCAAGCAAATAATACCCGGGCTTCTCTTCTTTCGTTGACACCATGTACTCTCTCGTTTTTTCGTCCTGAAACGCAGGAACTTGGGGCAAGTCTTTTGGATCCATGTCTTTTGGTTTTACGGCTTCTGTTTTATTGTCATTTGCCGTATTTTTATCATTGTCATTTATACTGCATCCGCCTGTCAGGGCAAGTAATAAGCTGATGCAAATCAAGATGATTCTTTTCATGACGAACCTCCATGGGTTTTCGGCTAATTTACCTAAATCATTTTATGACCTTATTACAAAGTGATTTTTATTCTTAATTTTACATTCTCATCTTCCAATATATTTTTGTTTTTCGTGTTATTTCTCCTGTTAATGATTTAAAAAGGTGATGGATTTTACGTGCTTTTTAACCTTATCTCCTAAATTGTCTTTATCTAACGTACAAGGCTTCTCATTATTTGGACATCTAAACATAAACGAAAATACGATACCTGCTTGTTTTTTCTCGGGTGACTTGATATAGCCGAAATATCTGTATGAAAAGCTGTATTTATTTTTATCGTTTTGAAAATGATTTTTCTTATGAGCAATATAAATATCTTTATCTTCGTTCTTTAGCTTTTCAAAACTGCCTTTATAACCATTTTCACTACTAACTTGATCTAACATTGTCTCAGGATTGTTAATAAAAGATGTTCCTTGATAATATTCTATATGCGCATTTAGCATTTTATTTTTTGTTTCATCATAACTATCAAATGGAATGATTTCTTCGTTTTCATCACGGCTAGACAAATAGCTTGAGAACTCCGCATCCTCCGGAAACAACATCCTAAACCCTTTCAACTTAGACTCCAGCAAATAATACCCCGGCTCTTCTTCTTTTGTTGACACCATGTACTCTCTCGTTTTCTCGTCCTGAAACGCAGGAACTTGCGGCAGGTCTTTTGGATCCATGTCTTTTGGTTTTACGGCTTCTGTTTTATTGTCAATTGTACTGTTTTTTTCATAGTCGTTTATACTGCAACCGCCTGTCAGGGCAAATAATAAGCTGATGCTGATCAAGATGGTTTTTTTCATGACGAACCTCCGCAGATTTTCGTTGTTTACCCGAATAATACAATCACCTTATTGGGTTTCTATCATTTCCTTGCATTCATTGAGGCAAACTGTTGTTAATAGTCATATTCTAAATCAATTATCCGTAACTTTACGCCCTCATCCTCATTTCATCTTATTTGTCCTTTTTATCTATTAAAAAGCTGATAGAATGTATTAATTTCTCAACTTTATTTTTAGCCTTTTCTTCTTCTAGGGAGCATGGTCGATTTTCATTTTTGCATCCGAAAGTAAAGGCGTATTCAACTCCTAGGTTATCTTCTTCTAGAGATTTCACATATCCAAAGTAACTGTATGAATCATTATATTTTCTATCAATATTTTCAAAGATGTCTTTTTTCTTACCAAAATAGATATCCGTGTTCTTGTTACTACTTTTCTTGTATTCACCTTTATAATCATTTTTTCCACTTACAATATCTAGCATTGTTTCAGGTTCATTCACAAAACTTTCTTCTTTGTAATATGTTACATGACCATCAAACATTACATTGGTGTCTTTCTCATAACTATTAAATCCAATACTTTCTTTATTTTTCCCAGTCAACGAGGATCTTCTTGATAGATATTTCGCATCCTCCGGAAACAACATCCTAAACCCTTTCAGCTTAGACTCCAGCAAATAATACCCCGGCTCCTCTTCTTTCGTTGACACCATGTACTCTCTCGTTTTCTCGTCCTGAAACGCGGGAACTTGCGGCAGGTCTTTTGGATCCATGTCTTTTGGTTTTACGGCTTTTGTTTTATAGTCCTCTGTGCTGTTGGTTTCATTGTCGTTCGTACTGCATCCGCCTGTTAGGGCTAGTAATAAGCTGAAGCTGATCAAGATGATTTTTTTCATGACGAACCTCCATATAGTTAACTGATAGAATCAAACGAACAAAAAACCGCCGAGTTCTCTCGGCAGTCTTGGCCAGGCATTATGGTTTCTCTTTTTTCGAATAAAATATTCTGGAGATAAACAGTCCAATGACCCCTAACAAGATGAATAAGACCGCTCTCCAAACAATATCAATCGAAGCAGAATCTATTAAAATCATTTTGGCCAGTGTAATGAATAAAAATATCAGCCCGATTCGGTTCCATGTCTTGTCTTTGGTTGCGTAATAAACAGCGTACATCACGATGACAAATATAAACCAAGACAGAGATACCCCGACATTACTGGATAGGCCGTCAATCTTAGCCGTCATCCAAATGGATAATTTGCTGAAGAATACAAGCATCAGGAATGAAACGGTGTATGAAACAACAATCTTGACTTGTTTATATTGTATTTTTTTCGAATACAGATAGGCGGCAAAAAGTGAGCTGATCAGCAGCAGCCAAGAGACAATGCTGAGAATGTGTAATGAGCGTGCCGGGTATTGCATGAGGCCGCACGATGCCTGTAGTACTACAATCGCCCCGGCAATGCCGATCAGCCAGCTTTTTTTGCGGTATGACACGTAACACATCATGATTCCTTGTAACGTGAATATGATGTACAGCAAAATCTCATTTTCATCTAATACATCCGCTGCTAATATATTGAAATAAATCATAGAAGTGAGAAAAAACGTATGTTTGATTTCGGCAAATTCTTTTCTTTTCCATAAGCTTAACAACAGGTACAACACAAAAGCAGCAGTATAAAAGGCGTATAACGCCGTATCGTTTTTTAGATACAGGACTAACCCTGTGATGAAAACGACAAAAGCTCCGATTGAAACGGCTGTGAGATAGACGGCTTTTTTAAATGGGCTGTGCGATCGTAAAGCCGAGAAGATCATGATCGCCTGCTGCATCGTAAATACAGCAAGTGTCCAAACCGATACCTGTGCATCGGTAAATGATAAGAAAGCAAAAATCGCTAATATGAACGCATAGTTTGCTATATTCCATGCCACACTGTACTTTTGTTTGACTGTCTCATACATTAAGCCTGAGAAAACCAATGACTCATATATATAAAAGATGTATTCGTTTCCTTGTTCCCCGCCAAATAAAAACGGATACAGGTAAACACCTGCGCCGATAATCGCAATTAGTGTTTGTGACCGATATTTTCTTGATATGTACACACCGCCCGCAACGCCTGCAGCAAGAAGGATCACTGTAAGCGGGGTCGGGATAATCTCGTATAGCATGTTCCCCGCAAATAAGGAAACGATGTAGACAATATTACTGCCCGCCAATAATGAAACGCCCAGCACACTGGCATTTTTCTTATATTGCCTGCTGCCGAGAACATATAGCACAATGGAGACCATGAGTCCTGCCGCCACCCTCATATATGTATTGATCCAACCTTTTTCAGCAGCCGCTGTAAACGCCCAAATCATACCAAGAAGAAAAACAAAAATAAAGATTTTTGGAAGCCAATTTCCTGCCATGTTTTCTAAAGTTCGTTTCTCTTCCTTTGACGGAGCCGGTGCCTGTTTTGGCACTTCGGTTTCTTTGCTGATTTTTGAATGCTCTTCCGTTTTGACTATAGTTTGTTCCTGCGCGCCTGCCATGAGATATGCGATCTCTTTTTTGACATTGGCCAGTTCTTGTTCCAAACGTCCAACTCTTTTGTTCAGTTCATCAATTTTATCGTTCACCATTCTCTCCCCATTTTCGAATTTACTTGCTTTTTCATGATATGCCTTTTTTTACTCTCCTTACCAGTTTCCACAAAATCATGCTAAAGACCTGCTATCCAACAGGGATTTTCATCCTTAGTTATGTTACATCATGGAAAATTTTCGATGAATAGGGAATTCGATTGGTTTTTTTATGTAATTTTTATGTGAACATTGCTTTTTTTCATTTCATTTACTGGAACACGACAAATGGATCAGGCGAAAAGATGCATAAAAAAAGGAGCTGCCATATGTACAGCTCCAATCCTCTTACTTGTCAGAATGTCGTTTTTTCAAAACGTCAAGCACATCATCCAGCGGCAGAGCTTGTTCTCTGAGCAGGACAAGCAGGTGATACAGCAGGTCTGCCGCTTCCCATTTGAGTTCCTCGCGGTCTTGGTTTTTCGCGGCAATGATCACTTCGGATGCTTCTTCACCGACTTTTTTCAAAATCTTATCGACACCTTCACGGAAAAGATAAGTGGTGTAAGCTCCTTCAGGCATTTCCGCTTGGCGTTCCGCGATCACGCGCTCCAGCTCGTTCATGATGTCAAATCGGCCCGCAGCCTGCTCTTCTGTTTGTTCCTTTGTAAAACAGCTGTAGCTGCCAGTGTGGCATGCCGGACCTGACGGCTCTACGAGTACGATCAACGCGTCTTGGTCACAGTCATACCGGATGCCCTTAACGGCTTGCGTGTTGCCTGAGGTTTCTCCTTTATGCCATAACTCTTGGCGCGAGCGGCTGTAGAACCATGTTTCTTTCGTTTCCAATGTTTTTTCGTACGATTCCTTGTTCATATAGGCAAGTGTTAGCACTTCTTTGCTTGCCGCATCCTGCACGATGGCGGGAATTAATCCATTCTCGTTAAAACGCAGTTCATCTGCCTGTTTCATCTCACATTCACCCCGTGCTCTTTCAAGTATGATTTCACTTCTTTAATCGACGTTTCTTTATAATGAAAAATAGAAGCGGCCAGCGCGGCGTCGGCTTCTCCTTTTGTAAAAGCCTCAAGCATATGCTGCGCGTTTCCCGCTCCTCCCGAGGCGATAACAGGTACGGGAACAGCTTCAGAAACTAGCTTTGTCAGCCTGTGGTCAAAACCTTTTTTCTCACCGTCAGAGTCCATGCTTGTCAGCAATATTTCTCCTGCTCCGCGTTTGACGCCTTCTTTTGCCCATGCGGTGACTTCCCAGTCTGTTTTCTTTCTGCCGCCGTGCGTGTAGACCTTATATGCGGCAGATTCCTGGTCATACTTGGCATCAATGGCAAGTACGATGCATTGAGAACCGAAAAACTCGGCTCCTTCTGTAATCAGCTCAGGGCGGAGAACAGCTGCCGTGTTCACTGAAACTTTATCCGCGCCGGCACGCAGAATCGTTTTCATATCGCTGAGCTGATTGATGCCGCCGCCGACTGTAAACGGAATCGCAAGCTTCGCGGCAACCTGCTCCACAACGTCAACCATCGTTTTTCGGCCTTCGTACGAGGCGGAGATATCAAGAAAAACCAGTTCATCCGCGCCTTCCTGGTCGTACACTTCCGCCAGTTCAACAGGGTCACCGGCATCCTTTAATTCGAGAAATTGAATTCCTTTGACAACGCGTCCTTCTTTGACATCAAGACATGGAATAATCCGTTTTGTGATCATTTGCGTTTCACCCTTTCAAGCGCCTCGCTCAGTGTAAACTGATTGGTATATAGCGCTTTTCCGATGATCGCTCCAGAAACGCCATCCGCCTGATAGCGGGCGAGGGCTTCGAGATCCTCCACCGAGCTGACGCCGCCGGAAGCAATCACAGATTTCCCCGTTTCCTTTGCAAGCTCGACCGTGCTTGCAATATTAGGGCCTGACAGCATTCCGTCTGTCGAGATGTCTGTAAAAATAAAGATCTCCGCTCCTTCATTGGCAAGCTCTTTGCCGAGTTCAGTTGCTCTAAGGCTTGATGTTTCCAGCCATCCTTCAGTTGAAACAAAACCGTTTCTCGCGTCCAGGCCGATTGCAATTTTTCCCCCATATTGTTTCAGCATTTTTTTGACAAACGGGGGGTTAGAAACAGCTGAGCTTCCGAGGATCACCCGATCGACTCCTGCCGATAAGTATTCATAGACGTCACTTTCGGAACGGATCCCGCCGCCGATTTCCACCTTCAGCTCTAGCTTTTGCGCAATTTCGATCACGTGGCGGTGATTTACTCTTTTTCCTTCTTTGGCACCATCAAGATCAACAAGATGGATCCATTCGGCACCCTCACGCGCAAATAACGCGGCCATGTCGTACGGTGAATCGCCGTATATCGTTTCCTGACTATAATCTCCTTGAACAAGACGGACACATTTGCCGTTTCTCATATCAATTGCCGGATATAATGTAAAAGCACTCATTTTTTCACCTTCTGTTCTGCTGCCATTTTCGTGAATTGGGTTAAGATAGACATTCCGACCGTGCTGCTTTTTTCCGGATGAAATTGGGCGCCGAAGACATTTCCTTTTCCGACGACAGCAGGCACTCGCACACTATAATCAGCGCTTGCCAGAAGCGCATCCTCCTCCATCCCGTCAATGTAATACGAATGCACAAAATAAGCGTAGCCTTCTTCTGTTTCAGCCAGCAGCGGAGATTCAGTATGAAAGGAAAGGCGATTCCAGCCCATATGCGGAACCTTCAGCTTGTTTCCTTCCTCATCTTCTGCTTTCAGCCTGACTGCTTTTCCTTTTAACAGCCCAAGGCCTGACGCGGTGCCGTTTTCTTCGCTTTCATCAAATAAAAGCTGCATGCCGAGGCAGATCCCGAGCAGCAATCGCCCCTCTGAGACCATATCATGAATCAATTGATCAAGCTTCGCGTTGCGCAAATTGTCCATCGCGTCTCCAAATGAACCGACGCCCGGCAAAATAAAGGCATCAACTTCTTTCAGCTCCTCCGGCTTTTCAGAAACAAAGTACGGGACGCCGACGCGCTCAAGCGCCTTTGAGACACTGTATAAATTGCCCATTCCGTAATCTATTACGCCGATCATTTACAGCATCCCTTTCGTTGATGGGATTCCTTTAACACGCGGATCGATCATTGTCGCTTCATCAAGCGCACGTCCAAGCGCTTTAAAAACGGCTTCTATCATGTGGTGGGTGTTTGTCCCGTAATGAACGATGACGTGCAGGTTCATCCGAGCTTCAAGCGCCAGCTTCCACAAAAATTCATGTACAAGCTCCGTATCGAATGTTCCGACTTTAGCCGCAGGGAAATCCGCGCGCATTTCCAAGTGCGGCCGGTTGCTTAAATCGATGACGACTTGGGCAAGCGCCTCATCCATCGGCACAAACGCCGATCCGTAGCGTTTGATTCCTTTTTTATCGCCCAAGGCTTCGAGCAGCGCCTGCCCTAGGCAGATGCCGATATCTTCAGTCGTGTGGTGATCATCTATATCAACATCGCCTTTTGCGTGAATGGAGAGATCGAATTGCCCGTGTTTCGTGAATAAATCCAGCATATGCGTCATAAACGGCACGTCTGTTTTGATATCAGCTTTTCCCTCGCCGTCTATTGCAAATGCCAGCTCAATATCTGTTTCGTTTGTTTTTCTGGCGCGTTCCGCTTTTCTCATTTTGAATTCCTCCGTTCTCTCGCTTCGATTGATCTGGCATGGGCGTCTAACCCTTCAAGTCTGGCAAAAGCCGCGATGCTTTCGGCATATTCTTCAAAGGCTGTTTGACTGTAAGAAATAATGCTCGATTTCTTTTGAAAATCCGTTACGTTTAATGGACTTGAAAATCTGGCTGTTCCGTTTGTCGGAAGCACATGGTTCGGCCCGGCAAAATAATCTCCGACAGGCTCAGGGCTGTATCTGCCTAAGAAGATCGCACCCGCATGTTTGATGCTGCCAAGCAAAGCTTCGGGAGACTGTGTGATAATTTCTAAATGCTCCGGTGCGAGCGTATTGACAGTATCAATCGCTTCATCCATTGTTTCCGCCACATAGATACAACCGTAATCGTTCACTGAAGCTTCCGCTATTTCTCTTCGCGGCAAGGTTTTCAGCTGCTCGTTCATCTCTGCTGAAACCGCCTCGGCCAGCGCCACGGAATCTGTGACACACACACATGAGCTGAGTTTATCGTGTTCCGCCTGTGACAGAAGATCGGCTGCGATTTCGCTCGGAATCGCAGTTTCATCAGCCAGCACGACGATTTCACTCGGTCCGGCAATCATGTCAATATCGACATCACCGAACACCTCTCGTTTGGCAAGCGCGACATAAATATTTCCCGGACCTGTGATTTTATCCACCGGCTCAATGGTCTCTGTTCCGTACGCCAGCGCCGCAATCGCCTGAGCGCCGCCCATTT
Coding sequences:
- a CDS encoding DUF6792 domain-containing protein, whose amino-acid sequence is MEHKNIFENENVKLRLINLEYDYKERFASDKESEIKKAKTDFEADVRRIYKEETHKDLPKNVEIYTSNELIKKNSKVDTSIRESGYDGTAIYIKDDKQHINQLHIISEGSADNEDWSYNFFGLFLGMDDSQYQATKEFTRNAKKETNDSNDLKTFAMGHSLANNNQVMVQLIDGEFDEVYGVNGAQISVDHLLATDLNLRDTIMHKFHIRRLKDINEIPPEKLKKEIQKYYKDKGVTANITQRISKDDPLYGASGKADFITFGDVKMADTNTSVEGIRNIMDGIPDEDVRAIQEFLQKYKGDYKKDGLNGFVKAASGIDIELIDKVKYTDGALAKASVIYENFDDVKQMYGRIKENLPAFLGFLHTLLGNSGPVVDQLAKNGYIDETQKKVIKKELSNINASMRGIESRYEHFIDHLKHGQFTHALKDVGEIVDYVKSILSSIETLDTETKDALKLIVDGHSIVQMLNALSKEKGFSYKGSDIYFTGKSGSGETIKVNISSAVRIYQNGMRIVEDMEDAISKYQKVYSQEINEDFIDKKQAIITAIHHMEENPSHYAFDLQFRLAAGFSHTFDKLEKISVHESFHTGALPANDGIVAELKKQATEKRDFSKNIRESIEKLFEKEEMISQLFDFQL
- a CDS encoding lipoprotein YvcA → MKKILFICFSLLLALTGGCSMNDNEKNSTNDNKTEVVKPKDMDPKDLPQVPAFQDEKTREYMVSTKEEEPGYYLLESKLKGFRMLFPEDGEYAPDLSSTGENEETIVFDSFNKKTDIQYDGQLDYHQDKSFANDKDTMLDIVSGRNSYKGKYEERELSDKIVYSAQKKSVFDDVEGKNNFSYRFFGYVKSTKEDYLGIEYSFRFACYKDKESCSLKEEDARKKVQKIIDSITFLKVKKEK
- a CDS encoding lipoprotein YvcA codes for the protein MKRIILICISLLLALTGGCSINDNDKNTANDNKTEAVKPKDMDPKDLPQVPAFQDEKTREYMVSTKEEKPGYYLLESKLKGFRMWFPEDGEYSDSETSKKNESLFFDSMNKETNIVMNASVKFYQNESFINDPETMLDIVSGKSEYKGNFEKLEAKDKDIYFALKQENFDNEEKPSYIYLGYIKSKKQDYLGMEYSFMFSCSANAQACKQNSKDNEEKVRKILNSVIFCDV
- a CDS encoding lipoprotein YvcA encodes the protein MKKTILISISLLFALTGGCSINDYEKNSTIDNKTEAVKPKDMDPKDLPQVPAFQDEKTREYMVSTKEEEPGYYLLESKLKGFRMLFPEDAEFSSYLSSRDENEEIIPFDSYDETKNKMLNAHIEYYQGTSFINNPETMLDQVSSENGYKGSFEKLKNEDKDIYIAHKKNHFQNDKNKYSFSYRYFGYIKSPEKKQAGIVFSFMFRCPNNEKPCTLDKDNLGDKVKKHVKSITFLNH
- a CDS encoding lipoprotein YvcA translates to MKKIILISFSLLLALTGGCSTNDNETNSTEDYKTKAVKPKDMDPKDLPQVPAFQDEKTREYMVSTKEEEPGYYLLESKLKGFRMLFPEDAKYLSRRSSLTGKNKESIGFNSYEKDTNVMFDGHVTYYKEESFVNEPETMLDIVSGKNDYKGEYKKSSNKNTDIYFGKKKDIFENIDRKYNDSYSYFGYVKSLEEDNLGVEYAFTFGCKNENRPCSLEEEKAKNKVEKLIHSISFLIDKKDK
- a CDS encoding DUF2339 domain-containing protein, which codes for MVNDKIDELNKRVGRLEQELANVKKEIAYLMAGAQEQTIVKTEEHSKISKETEVPKQAPAPSKEEKRTLENMAGNWLPKIFIFVFLLGMIWAFTAAAEKGWINTYMRVAAGLMVSIVLYVLGSRQYKKNASVLGVSLLAGSNIVYIVSLFAGNMLYEIIPTPLTVILLAAGVAGGVYISRKYRSQTLIAIIGAGVYLYPFLFGGEQGNEYIFYIYESLVFSGLMYETVKQKYSVAWNIANYAFILAIFAFLSFTDAQVSVWTLAVFTMQQAIMIFSALRSHSPFKKAVYLTAVSIGAFVVFITGLVLYLKNDTALYAFYTAAFVLYLLLSLWKRKEFAEIKHTFFLTSMIYFNILAADVLDENEILLYIIFTLQGIMMCYVSYRKKSWLIGIAGAIVVLQASCGLMQYPARSLHILSIVSWLLLISSLFAAYLYSKKIQYKQVKIVVSYTVSFLMLVFFSKLSIWMTAKIDGLSSNVGVSLSWFIFVIVMYAVYYATKDKTWNRIGLIFLFITLAKMILIDSASIDIVWRAVLFILLGVIGLFISRIFYSKKEKP
- the hisIE gene encoding bifunctional phosphoribosyl-AMP cyclohydrolase/phosphoribosyl-ATP diphosphatase HisIE, with product MKQADELRFNENGLIPAIVQDAASKEVLTLAYMNKESYEKTLETKETWFYSRSRQELWHKGETSGNTQAVKGIRYDCDQDALIVLVEPSGPACHTGSYSCFTKEQTEEQAAGRFDIMNELERVIAERQAEMPEGAYTTYLFREGVDKILKKVGEEASEVIIAAKNQDREELKWEAADLLYHLLVLLREQALPLDDVLDVLKKRHSDK
- the hisF gene encoding imidazole glycerol phosphate synthase subunit HisF, which translates into the protein MITKRIIPCLDVKEGRVVKGIQFLELKDAGDPVELAEVYDQEGADELVFLDISASYEGRKTMVDVVEQVAAKLAIPFTVGGGINQLSDMKTILRAGADKVSVNTAAVLRPELITEGAEFFGSQCIVLAIDAKYDQESAAYKVYTHGGRKKTDWEVTAWAKEGVKRGAGEILLTSMDSDGEKKGFDHRLTKLVSEAVPVPVIASGGAGNAQHMLEAFTKGEADAALAASIFHYKETSIKEVKSYLKEHGVNVR
- the hisA gene encoding 1-(5-phosphoribosyl)-5-[(5-phosphoribosylamino)methylideneamino]imidazole-4-carboxamide isomerase gives rise to the protein MSAFTLYPAIDMRNGKCVRLVQGDYSQETIYGDSPYDMAALFAREGAEWIHLVDLDGAKEGKRVNHRHVIEIAQKLELKVEIGGGIRSESDVYEYLSAGVDRVILGSSAVSNPPFVKKMLKQYGGKIAIGLDARNGFVSTEGWLETSSLRATELGKELANEGAEIFIFTDISTDGMLSGPNIASTVELAKETGKSVIASGGVSSVEDLEALARYQADGVSGAIIGKALYTNQFTLSEALERVKRK
- the hisH gene encoding imidazole glycerol phosphate synthase subunit HisH, with translation MIGVIDYGMGNLYSVSKALERVGVPYFVSEKPEELKEVDAFILPGVGSFGDAMDNLRNAKLDQLIHDMVSEGRLLLGICLGMQLLFDESEENGTASGLGLLKGKAVRLKAEDEEGNKLKVPHMGWNRLSFHTESPLLAETEEGYAYFVHSYYIDGMEEDALLASADYSVRVPAVVGKGNVFGAQFHPEKSSTVGMSILTQFTKMAAEQKVKK
- the hisB gene encoding imidazoleglycerol-phosphate dehydratase HisB, coding for MRKAERARKTNETDIELAFAIDGEGKADIKTDVPFMTHMLDLFTKHGQFDLSIHAKGDVDIDDHHTTEDIGICLGQALLEALGDKKGIKRYGSAFVPMDEALAQVVIDLSNRPHLEMRADFPAAKVGTFDTELVHEFLWKLALEARMNLHVIVHYGTNTHHMIEAVFKALGRALDEATMIDPRVKGIPSTKGML
- the hisD gene encoding histidinol dehydrogenase, with the protein product MKIKSISGTERLSLKRSIDAGTEEQRKAVRSIIEDVKANGDQAVRSYTARFDGIEIDSPLVTKEEIEEAYTLLDSQLLQVMRQAIENIKEYHERQLQSSWFYHRKDGTMLGQKVTALDSAGVYVPGGTAAYPSSVLMNVIPALTAGVERIVLVTPPGKDGRLSSGVLVAAAELGIKDIYKMGGAQAIAALAYGTETIEPVDKITGPGNIYVALAKREVFGDVDIDMIAGPSEIVVLADETAIPSEIAADLLSQAEHDKLSSCVCVTDSVALAEAVSAEMNEQLKTLPRREIAEASVNDYGCIYVAETMDEAIDTVNTLAPEHLEIITQSPEALLGSIKHAGAIFLGRYSPEPVGDYFAGPNHVLPTNGTARFSSPLNVTDFQKKSSIISYSQTAFEEYAESIAAFARLEGLDAHARSIEARERRNSK